From the Salipiger sp. CCB-MM3 genome, the window CGGGCTGGCGCTTTGTGAAACTCGCGCGCCGCTGACGTGCTGGCCGGACTTGGCTGGCATAAAGCGCAGACCTCATGCGGAGCAGCGCCATCCCACGGGCAGACGCTCATCCGGCGCGCGCCGGACATGCTTAATCCGTTTCAGATAGCGGCCTTGCCCCGCCTCAGCCCTGCCAGCGCATATATTCCATCACCGCGTCGCGCACCGACTGCTCGCCGCGCTCACGTGCGTCGCAGATCACGTCATAAAGCGCGTCTAGATCCGTGCGCATGATCAGGCTCTTCACCGGGCCGATCGAGGCCGGGCGCATCGACAGGCGGTGCAGCCCGATGGCGGCCAGACAGACCGCCTCGATCGGGCGGCCCGCATCCTCGCCACAGAAGCTCAGCGGCGTGCCGGTGGCCGAGCAACGCTGCACGATCTGTTCGAGGAAGGTCAGGAAGCTGACGTTGAGCGTGTCATAGCGCCGGCGCACGCGCTCGTTCTCACGGTCGGCGGCAAAGAAGAACTGCTTGAGGTCGTTGCCGCCGATCGACAGGAACTCCACGTCCTCGAAAAACTTGTTCGAGGCGTAGGCGAGGCTGGGGGTTTCCAGCATCGTGCCGACCGAGATCTTGTCGGGCACCACATGGCCCAGCTTCTTCTCCAAAGCGATGGCCTTATAGACCTCTTCGCGGGCGGCGCTGAATTCTTCCCATTGCGCGACGAAGGGGAACATCAGGGTCAGAGGGCGGCCCTCGGCGGCACGTAAAAGCGCCTGCAGCTGCATCCGCATCACGCCGGGCCGGTCGAGGCCGACGCGGATCGCCCGCCAGCCGAGCGCCGGGTTGGGCTCGTCGGTGGGCTTCATGTAGGGCAGCACCTTGTCCGAGCCGATGTCGAGCGTGCGGAACACCACCGGCTTGTTTCCGGCGGCATCTGCTGCGTCGAGCACGCGCTTGTAGACCGCCGCTAGCTCGGTGCGGTTGGGCATCTTGTTGCGCACGAGGAACTGCAGCTCGGTGCGGAAGAGGCCCACACCCTCGGCGCCCGAGGTTTCGAGCGACGGGACATCGGCCAGAAGGCCCGCATTCATGTAAAGGCTGATACGCTTACCGCAGAGCGAAATCGCCGGCTTTTGCCGGATCGAGGCATAGCGTTCCTGCGCCTCGGCCTGCATGGCGATCTTGTCGCGGAAGGCCGACACCACCGTGTCATCGGGGCGCAGGTGCACGAGGCCCTGATCGCCGTCGACCATGATGTGATCGCCGTTGAGCGCCTCTGTGGTGATGCGCGGCGCGTTGATCACCAGCGGGATCGCCAGCGCGCGGGCAACCACGGCGGCGTGGCTGCCGACCGAGCCTTCCTCGAGCACGATGCCGCGCAACTGGCGACCGTATTCCAGCAACTCGCCGGGGCCGATGTTGCGGGCCACGAGGATCGGATCATGCGGCATCGACGCGCCGGTGTCGCTGCCCTGACCGGTGAGGATGCGCAGCAAGCGGTTCGACAGATCGTCGAGATCATGGAGCCGCTCACGCAGGTAGTTGTCGGCCACTTGGCTCATGCGGGCGCGGGCGGCGGATTGCTCTTTCTCTACAGCCGCTTCGGCGGAGAGGCCGCGCTGAATGTCTTCTTCCATGCGCCGCCGCCAGCCCTTGGAGTTGGCGAACATCCGGTAGGCTTCGAGCACTTCAAGCTGTTCGGCGTCATGGCCCGCGCCGGCGAGCATCTCGTCGACGCTGACGCGCAGCCGCTCGATCGCCTCGCTCAGCCGCTCATGCTCGCGCTCGGGATCGTCGGCGACGAAATTGGTGACCATCACCCGCGGCTCATGCAGCCAGACGTGGCCCTCGGCGGTGCCTTCCTGTCCGGTGCCGCCGCGCAGCAGGGTGGGCTGGGTGTGCCGGGCCGAAAGCGCCGCGCTGTCGCCGACGAAGGCGCCCAGTTCGGTCATCTCGGCCAGAACCATGGCGACGACTTCCAACGCATAGACCTCGTCAGAGGTGAACTCGCGCTTGGCCCGCGTCTGCACCACCAGCACGCCCAGCGTCTCGCCGAGGCGCTGGATCGGCACGCCGAGGAAGCTGGAGTAAATCTCCTCGCCGGTCTCGGGCATGTAGCGGAAGCCCTTGGCCGAGGGCGCATCGGCAGTGTTCACCACCTTGCCGCTGCGCGCGACGCGGCCCACCAGACCCTCGCCCATGCGCATGCGGGTCTGGTGCACGGCCTCTTTCTTGAGGCCCTCGGTCGCGCAGAGCTCCAGCGTCTCTTCATCGCGGAAGAGGTAGATCGAGCACACTTCGGTGCCCATCGAGTCGGCGGTCAGATGCGTGATCTTGTCGAGGCGCGCCTGTCCGGCGGCATCCTCGGCCATGGTGTCCCGCAGCCGCCCGAGAAGCTTGCGACTTTCGCTTTCCGTGCCGTCCGGCATTCGGCCACCCTGTCCCTAATTATTTGGAAGGGAGCCCGCGGTGTCTGTCAGGCCGCCTTCTCGAGTTCGAAGGCATCATGCAGCGCCTGCACCGCAAGTTCCATGTATTTCCGGTCGATAAGCACCGAAATCTTGATCTCTGAGGTTGTAATGACCTTGATGTTGATGCCCTCGTCGGAAAGCACCTTGAACATCTTTGCCGCGACGCCCGGCTGGCTGCGCATGCCGATGCCAACGACCGAGATTTTGCACACTTCGGTGTCGGCCTTCAGCTCGGCGAAATTGATGCTGCCGGCGTCCTTGCAGTCCTGCAGGGTCTTCTCGGCGCGCGCCACCTGATTGGTGGGGCACGAGAAGGTCATGTCGGTGCGGCCCTCGTCCGAGATGTTCTGGACGATCATGTCGACATTGATGCCCGCCTCGGAGAGCGGCGTGAAGATGGCCGCGGCGATACCCGGACGGTCGGCGACCGAAACAAGGGTCATCTTGGCTTCGTCGCGCGAATGGGCGACCCCGGAAACGACGTTCAGTTCCATGATTTCCTCCTCGTCGCAGACGAGCGTACCGGCTTCGTCGGACTGTTCTTCAAAGCTGGAGAGCACCCGCAGCTTCACGTTGTAACGCATCGCAAGTTCGACGGAGCGGGTCTGCAGCACCTTGGCGCCGAGCGAGGCCAGTTCGAGCATCTCCTCGAAGGCGATCTTGTCGAGCTTGCGGGCCTTCTCGCAGATCCGCGGGTCGGTGGTGTAGACGCCATCGACGTCGGTGTAGATGTCGCAGCGCTCGGCCTCGAAGGCGGCGGCAAAGGCGACGGCGGTGGTGTCCGAGCCGCCACGGCCCAGCGTGGTGATCCGGCCCTCGGCGCTGATGCCCTGGAAGCCCGCGACCACGGCCACTTTCATGCCCTCGCCGAACTTGCGGTTGATGTTGTCGGTGGGGATGTCGACGATCCGCGCCGCGCTGTGCGACGAGGTGGTCTGCAGCGGCACTTGCCAGCCTTGCCAGCTGCGCGCCGGCACGTCCATTTCCTGCAGCGTCAGCGCCATCAGCCCCGCGGTGACATTCTCGCCCGAGGAGACGACGGCGTCATATTCGCGCGCGTCGAACAGCGGCGAGGTCTCTTCGACGTAGCCGACCAGCTTGTTGGTCTCGCCGGACATGGCCGAGACGATGACGATCACGTCGTAGCCCTTGGCGACCTCAACGCCCACGCGTTTCGCGGCCCGGCGAATGCGGTCCAGCGTGGCGACGGAGGTGCCG encodes:
- the ptsP gene encoding phosphoenolpyruvate--protein phosphotransferase; its protein translation is MPDGTESESRKLLGRLRDTMAEDAAGQARLDKITHLTADSMGTEVCSIYLFRDEETLELCATEGLKKEAVHQTRMRMGEGLVGRVARSGKVVNTADAPSAKGFRYMPETGEEIYSSFLGVPIQRLGETLGVLVVQTRAKREFTSDEVYALEVVAMVLAEMTELGAFVGDSAALSARHTQPTLLRGGTGQEGTAEGHVWLHEPRVMVTNFVADDPEREHERLSEAIERLRVSVDEMLAGAGHDAEQLEVLEAYRMFANSKGWRRRMEEDIQRGLSAEAAVEKEQSAARARMSQVADNYLRERLHDLDDLSNRLLRILTGQGSDTGASMPHDPILVARNIGPGELLEYGRQLRGIVLEEGSVGSHAAVVARALAIPLVINAPRITTEALNGDHIMVDGDQGLVHLRPDDTVVSAFRDKIAMQAEAQERYASIRQKPAISLCGKRISLYMNAGLLADVPSLETSGAEGVGLFRTELQFLVRNKMPNRTELAAVYKRVLDAADAAGNKPVVFRTLDIGSDKVLPYMKPTDEPNPALGWRAIRVGLDRPGVMRMQLQALLRAAEGRPLTLMFPFVAQWEEFSAAREEVYKAIALEKKLGHVVPDKISVGTMLETPSLAYASNKFFEDVEFLSIGGNDLKQFFFAADRENERVRRRYDTLNVSFLTFLEQIVQRCSATGTPLSFCGEDAGRPIEAVCLAAIGLHRLSMRPASIGPVKSLIMRTDLDALYDVICDARERGEQSVRDAVMEYMRWQG
- a CDS encoding aspartate kinase — encoded protein: MPVLVMKFGGTSVATLDRIRRAAKRVGVEVAKGYDVIVIVSAMSGETNKLVGYVEETSPLFDAREYDAVVSSGENVTAGLMALTLQEMDVPARSWQGWQVPLQTTSSHSAARIVDIPTDNINRKFGEGMKVAVVAGFQGISAEGRITTLGRGGSDTTAVAFAAAFEAERCDIYTDVDGVYTTDPRICEKARKLDKIAFEEMLELASLGAKVLQTRSVELAMRYNVKLRVLSSFEEQSDEAGTLVCDEEEIMELNVVSGVAHSRDEAKMTLVSVADRPGIAAAIFTPLSEAGINVDMIVQNISDEGRTDMTFSCPTNQVARAEKTLQDCKDAGSINFAELKADTEVCKISVVGIGMRSQPGVAAKMFKVLSDEGINIKVITTSEIKISVLIDRKYMELAVQALHDAFELEKAA